The nucleotide sequence GAACGCATCACCCACCGCCTCGGGGCACACCGCGTCGTCGGTGTCGCGATGCTGCTCATGGCCGCCGGGATCGCGTCGGTCAGCCTGCTGGGCGCCGGGGCGGGCTTCGCGGACCTGATGCCCAGCTTCGCCGTGATCGGCATCGGCGGTGGGCTCACCGTCCCGCTGACCGCGAGCGTCCTGGAGGCCATGCCACGCTCGGAAGCCGGCGTCGCCTCGGGCATCTTCAATGCGTCCCGCGAGGTGGCGGGATTGCTGGGGATCACCGTGATCGGCGCGATCCTGACCGCTCGCCAGTCCCATGAATTGCGGCTTGGGACGGCTCCGGTGGACGCGTTCCTGTCCGGCTACCGGCTCGGGCTGCTCGTGGCCGCCGGGCTGGTCGCTCTGGGAGGCCTCGCCGCCTTCGTCGGTCTGCGGCCGGGCTCCTCAGCCTCATCGCCGGACGGTGGACAGGCCCAGGCGACCCAGGCGGACACGCCGGAGCCCGTGCTCATCCCCGCCTGATCGCCCCACACCCGTCCCCACCCCCCCACCCCCCCGTTTTCGCGGCCCGAATACTCAATTTCAGCGTCAAATCTGAGTATTCGGGCCGCGAAAGCGGGAACGCGGGGGGCGGCGGGCGGGGGTCAGGCGTGGGTTCCGGAGCTGCCGAGGTTTTCGCAGGCCTCGACGACGCGGGCGGACATGCCGGTCTCGGCCGCCTTGAGGTAGGACCGCGGGTCGTAGGCCTTCTTGTTGCCGACCTCCCCGTCGATCTTGAGGACGCCGTCGAAGTTGGCGAACATGTGCCCGGCGATCGGACGGGTGAAGGCGTACTGGGTGTCGGTGTCCACGTTCATCTTCACGACTCCGTAGGACACCGCCTCGGCGATCTCGGACGCCAGGGAGCCGGATCCGCCATGGAAGACCAGGTCGAACGGCTTGGCTCCGGGCGCCAGGCCTAGCTTGGCGGCCGCGGCCTCCTGCCCCTTCTTCAGCACCTCCGGACGCAGCTTCACGTTGCCGGGCTTGTAGACACCGTGAACATTGCCGAAGGTCGCGGCGAGGATGTAACGGCCCTTCTCCCCGTCCCCCAAGGCATCGAGAGTCTGCAGGAAGTCGGCGTCGGTCGTATAGAGCTTGTCGTTGATCTCGCCGACGACGCCGTCCTCCTCGCCGCCGACCACACCGATCTCCAGTTCCAGGATGATCTTGGCCGCGGCCGCTTTGGCCAGCAGCTCCTGGGCGATCTGCAGGTTCTCGTCCAGACCGATCGCCGAGCCGTCCCACATGTGGGACTGGAACAGCGGGTTCTGGCCGGCCTCGACGCGCTTGCGGGAGATCTCCAGCAGCGGCCGGACGTAGCCGTCGAGCTTGTCCTTGGGGCAATGGTCGGTGTGCAGAGCGACGTTGATCGAATA is from Jatrophihabitans telluris and encodes:
- the fbaA gene encoding class II fructose-bisphosphate aldolase, whose translation is MPIATPEIYADMLDRAKAEGFAYPAINCTSSETVNAALKGFADAGSDGIIQVSTGGAEFASGLAVKDMVTGAVALAEFAHVVAEKYSINVALHTDHCPKDKLDGYVRPLLEISRKRVEAGQNPLFQSHMWDGSAIGLDENLQIAQELLAKAAAAKIILELEIGVVGGEEDGVVGEINDKLYTTDADFLQTLDALGDGEKGRYILAATFGNVHGVYKPGNVKLRPEVLKKGQEAAAAKLGLAPGAKPFDLVFHGGSGSLASEIAEAVSYGVVKMNVDTDTQYAFTRPIAGHMFANFDGVLKIDGEVGNKKAYDPRSYLKAAETGMSARVVEACENLGSSGTHA